In Aspergillus luchuensis IFO 4308 DNA, chromosome 1, nearly complete sequence, the following are encoded in one genomic region:
- a CDS encoding putative GTPase activating protein (Gyp3) (COG:U;~EggNog:ENOG410PFC7;~InterPro:IPR035969,IPR000195;~PFAM:PF00566) yields the protein MVTGNGDFRYPPLAGAHDIPSRRRIPNPPRLDPLRLNPPFPRPSTADGVRPPPSQRPPVPSPRLHPAQVAAADSSWRSPSPQPRDDDYFVPRKPALRTPTFPVSPGRRGGYPSRETEFDRPPPRKLPPGAPGLRISMSTSKLHNRRQRPPRSRERYPDDAYGLALPRVAPPGSYADAHGDDALRSSVNSAMTSRSSIEQASGTERSSVLTKSSSITDLSPDTPDGPCEKDGGMSVEDAISMYLDGFSDVTEEPGTPDIYDDEKVRPWSPCPPTEYTLDDGHTSDEHSPDLDPTEDLPPVPPLPELSAPVRGALSDRHEGEEVPHEEPPVETPLKSPGVERQERKVVLPGVVPPPLLLGTDSRDRYGFRKATHHVTLAQWEAWNSSYSDFAATQRIKWVELLRQHRLPITDPISFPPKSNKVKKFVRKGIPSEYRGAAWFFYAGGYEHLNRNPGLYDQLVRQAMDSPSNDDKEHIERDLHRTFPDNIHFKPESVEQYGGSSAGAGSSNPKHESVTVETEMIQSLRRVLYAFAVHNPQIGYTQSLNFITGLLLLFMPEEKAFWMLHIISSVYLPSTHEISLEGANIDLWILMVLLKETSPHVYNKIAGGLGGGSRAPALTVTSRLPDITLGLTNWLMSVFIGTLPLETTLRVWDVFFYEGSKTFFRVSLAIFKSCEREIMAVSDPMEVFQVVQTVPKKLLDANTLMDDCFVRRHRVGQGRIDELRAARRAAVRHENMRRSRAWNKGQIQAATDEWPGRSRTPIPGIERKIGDSWRHMRNHAFR from the coding sequence ATGGTCACAGGAAATGGAGACTTTCGATATCCGCCCCTTGCAGGCGCGCATGATATCCCCAGCCGACGCAGGATCCCGAACCCTCCCCGCCTAGATCCGTTGAGACTTAATCCTCCCTTTCCACGCCCCTCGACCGCCGACGGCGttcgccctcctccctctcagcGACCCCCCGTGCCTTCCCCGCGACTGCACCCTGCACAGGTGGCTGCTGCCGATTCATCATGGCGCTCCCCTTCGCCTCAACCCAGAGATGATGACTATTTCGTCCCCCGCAAGCCCGCCCTCCGTACGCCAACATTCCCGGTATCACCAGGTCGTCGTGGGGGATATCCTTCCAGAGAGACTGAATTCGATCGCCCACCGCCTCGGAAGCTTCCGCCAGGCGCACCAGGATTGCGCATCTCCATGTCTACCTCCAAATTGCACAATCGACGCCAACGGCCCCCTCGGTCACGAGAACGGTACCCAGATGATGCGTATGGATTGGCATTGCCGCGCGTCGCGCCTCCGGGGAGCTATGCAGACGCACATGGAGATGATGCACTGCGATCTAGTGTCAACTCCGCCATGACATCGCGATCCAGCATTGAGCAAGCCAGCGGAACTGAGCGCAGTAGTGTTCTCACCAAGAGTAGTTCGATTACCGACCTGTCTCCTGACACGCCCGATGGACCTTGTGAAAAAGATGGGGGAATGAGTGTGGAAGATGCCATTTCCATGTACCTCGACGGTTTCAGTGATGTGACGGAGGAACCTGGAACGCCAGATATATATGACGACGAGAAAGTAAGACCGTGGAGCCCGTGTCCGCCCACGGAATATACGCTCGATGATGGTCACACTTCCGATGAGCATTCGCCCGATCTGGATCCTACTGAGGATCTTCCGCCTGTACCACCGCTCCCTGAGCTGAGTGCCCCTGTACGGGGGGCACTAAGCGATCGCcatgagggggaggaagtcCCACATGAAGAGCCACCCGTTGAGACACCATTAAAATCTCCCGGGGTCGAGcgtcaagaaagaaaggtcGTGCTGCCCGGGGTGGTGCCTCCGCCCCTCCTGTTGGGAACGGACTCGCGCGATCGCTACGGGTTCCGAAAGGCTACCCATCATGTGACGCTTGCCCAGTGGGAGGCTTGGAACAGCTCATACTCCGACTTTGCCGCGACCCAGCGAATCAAGTGGGTGGAACTGCTCCGCCAACATCGGCTGCCGATCACAGATCCGATCTCCTTCCCGCCAAAATCAAACAAAGTCAAAAAGTTTGTGCGCAAGGGAATTCCATCGGAGTATCGAGGAGCCGCCTGGTTCTTCTACGCTGGCGGGTATGAGCATCTGAACCGGAATCCCGGGCTCTACGACCAGCTTGTCCGGCAGGCCATGGATTCCCCAAGCAACGACGACAAGGAACACATTGAACGCGACTTACATCGGACGTTCCCGGATAACATCCACTTCAAACCTGAATCGGTCGAACAGTACGGAGGCTCcagcgctggcgctggaaGCAGCAACCCGAAACACGAGTCCGTGACGGTTGAGACAGAGATGATCCAGTCGCTCCGGCGCGTGCTGTATGCATTCGCCGTGCACAACCCCCAGATCGGATATACGCAGTCGCTAAACTTCATCAcggggttgctgctgctgttcatGCCGGAAGAGAAGGCATTTTGGATGCTGCACATTATCAGCTCGGTGTACCTCCCAAGCACGCACGAGATCAGCTTGGAGGGCGCTAACATCGACCTGTGGATTCTCATGGTGCTGCTCAAGGAGACGTCGCCACATGTGTACAACAAAATCGCTGGCGGGCTCGGTGGCGGCTCGCGGGCGCCCGCGCTGACGGTGACGTCGCGTCTGCCGGACATAACGCTCGGGCTGACGAACTGGCTGATGTCGGTGTTCATCGGGACGTTGCCCCTGGAGACCACACTGCGGGTGTGGGATGTGTTCTTCTACGAAGGGTCCAAGACGTTTTTCCGCGTGTCACTGGCCATCTTCAAGTCGTGCGAGCGAGAGATCATGGCGGTATCGGATCCAATGGAGGTATTCCAGGTGGTGCAGACAGTGCcgaagaagctgctggacGCCAATACTCTGATGGACGACTGTTTTGTGCGACGACATCGGGTTGGACAAGGCCGCATCGACGAGCTGCGCGCCGCGCGACGGGCAGCAGTTCGACACGAGAACATGCGGCGCTCGCGGGCATGGAACAAAGGGCAGATCCAGGCAGCGACAGACGAGTGGCCAGGACGATCACGAACACCTATCCCAGGTATCGAGCGCAAGATCGGGGATTCGTGGCGACACATGCGGAACCATGCATTTCGGTAG
- a CDS encoding extracellular serine rich protein (SECRETED:SignalP(1-15);~TransMembrane:1 (n4-15c22/23o347-367i)) has translation MHKLLFLSTLSLAAATSTTTNGDLGYLQCASSIAETYPRSADCTSPSVLDCFCNAPFDPSSLDRKTLESCASEGVSPSNIPDYVCSDTDVPIDARKGSSPMMRVDTTSSVASTDGNGNGNGNGNGNGNGNGNGNGNGNGNGNGNGNGNGNGNGNGNSGNIFTPKHTNYKASKRAYAPSTPDPNADTTTTTQDESSDSTPEDRIEATTKTKTETKTSEARIEAPATITDHHGVHMTDATNPNVVYKMYTETVTDCACEHATATGDVAHASELRMESGTAATATATAAAATGTSARLFGTQAAETSGAVVSSSSVVMSMPSGVDASRVDGVNSVNNGTGALFEGGASRVGGVGGLLMGVVVGVVGVGLVL, from the exons ATGCATAAACTACTCTTCTTatccaccctctcccttgcGGCAGCTACGTCTACCACTACTAATGGGGACTTGGGGTATTTGCAATGtgct TCCTCCATCGCAGAAACCTACCCCCGCAGCGCAGATTGCACCTCCCCCTCAGTACTAGACTGCTTCTGTAACGCACCGTTTGATCCGTCCTCGCTGGATCGGAAGACTTTGGAGAGTTGTGCGAGTGAGGGTGTTT caCCATCCAACATCCCCGACTACGTATGCAGCGATACCGATGTCCCCATTGACGCTCGCAAGGGCAGTAGTCCCATGATGCGGGTTGATACAACCAGCTCTGTTGCCAGTAcagatggcaatggcaacGGAAATGGCAATGGGAATGGCAACGGCAATGGGAATGGCAATGGAAACGGTAATGGCAATGGGAATGGCAACGGCAATGGGAATGGTAatgggaatggaaatggCAACGGCAACAGCGGCAACATATTCACACCCAAACACACCAACTACAAAGCCTCAAAGCGCGCATACGCACCATCCACCCCTGACCCCAACGccgacacaaccaccaccacccaagacGAGTCCTCAGACTCCACCCCAGAAGACCGCATCGAAGCGACCACCAAAACCAAAACCGAAACCAAGACCTCAGAAGCGCGCATCGAAGCACCAGCGACCATAACCGACCATCACGGGGTGCACATGACAGACGCCACGAACCCAAACGTAGTATACAAAATGTACACGGAGACAGTGACGGACTGTGCGTGTGAGCATGCAACCGCCACTGGCGATGTTGCGCATGCCTCGGAGTTGAGAATGGAGAGTGGAACTGCCGCTAccgctactgctactgctgctgctgctaccgGCACGTCAGCAAGGCTGTTTGGAACGCAGGCGGCGGAGACATCAGGGGCGGTggtgtcgtcgtcatcggtgGTGATGTCGATGCCTAGTGGGGTGGATGCGAGTCGGGTTGATGGGGTGAATAGTGTCAATAATGGGACTGGGGCGTTGTTTGAGGGCGGTGCGAGTAGGGtaggaggagttgggggtTTGTTgatgggggttgtggtgggggttgtgggggtgggtttggtTCTTTGA
- a CDS encoding cytochrome P450 (COG:Q;~EggNog:ENOG410PW5A;~InterPro:IPR001128,IPR017972,IPR002401,IPR036396;~PFAM:PF00067;~go_function: GO:0005506 - iron ion binding [Evidence IEA];~go_function: GO:0016705 - oxidoreductase activity, acting on paired donors, with incorporation or reduction of molecular oxygen [Evidence IEA];~go_function: GO:0020037 - heme binding [Evidence IEA];~go_process: GO:0055114 - oxidation-reduction process [Evidence IEA]) yields MALLTTAVAYLSQHIPSILLTILIIHLTRNYFTPGVSHIPGPFLAKLTNLWRFVDVARGKAEITHYRLHQEHGEYVRLGPKVVSVWNVEALKVIYGVNRGYKKTAFYRVQQQLAKGKPTKTLFTSLDEDFHARIKRPVSAAYSMSTVAEFEPFVDSTIRTFFARLDGFAAKRSVFDISTWLQYYAFDVIGEMTFSKQLGFLQQGRDVEGIIKSLEELFDYAGKIGQMPWLDYVFVKNPVWQLIRGGSTGAVARFARDRLHERLSQDGSKRDDFPGCQKDFLTRFLEAKSTHPDVVDDAQVFSYTVSNVNAGSDTTAISLRAILYYTLKNPRVLSKLQEELHSAVQAGQITVPVSWKQSQELPYLDAVIKEALRLHPPVGLLLERVVPAEGLQLPNGPFLPAGTVVGVNPWIIHRHAIFGKEVDRFVPERWLRGNDESEAEFQIRRQNMLGATLTFGAGPRTCIGKNISLLEIYKLIPSLLLAYKVCALPSPLFLAICDPWLTGGCYRLN; encoded by the exons ATGGCCCTCCTTACCACCGCAGTCGCGTACCTCTCCCAAcacatcccctccatcctaCTAAcaatcctcatcatccacctcacCCGCAACTACTTCACGCCCGGAGTATCGCACATCCCAGGCCCATTCCTCGCCAAACTCACCAATCTGTGGCGGTTTGTAGATGTAGCGCGAGGCAAAGCGGAGATCACACATTATCGGCTGCACCAGGAACATGGCGAGTATGTGCGGTTGGGACCGAAGGTCGTGAGTGTGTGGAAtgtggaggcgttgaaggtGATTTATGGGGTTAATAGGGGGTATAAGAAG ACGGCATTCTATCGTGTCCAGCAACAACTTGCAAAGGGAAAGCCGACTAAAACACTGTTTACGTCCCTTGACGAGGACTTTCATGCTAGGATTAAACGACCCGTGTCGGCGGCTTATTCGATGAGTACGGTTGCCGAGTTCGAGCCGTTTGTGGATAGTACGATACGGACGTTTTTTGCGCGGTTGGATGGGTTTGCGGCGAAGAGGAGTGTGTTTGATATTTCGACGTGGTTGCAGTATT ATGCGTTCGATGTCATTGGTGAGATGACGTTCAGCAAACAACTTGGGTTCTTGCAGCAGGGTCGTGATGTGGAAGGTATCATCAAGTCGTTGGAGGAGTTGTTCGATTATGCGGGAAAG ATTGGTCAAATGCCCTGGCTTGATTATGTCTTTGTCAAGAACCCTGTCTGGCAGCTTATTCGGGGCGGGTCTACAGGAGCTGTTGCTCGTTTCGCCCGCGACCGCTTGCATGAACGGCTGTCTCAGGATGGCAGTAAGCGAGATGATTTCCCTGGTTGTCAGAAAGACTTCTTGACCCGCTTCTTGGAGGCGAAATCTACTCACCCTGACGTGGTCGACGACGCCCAGGTATTCTCATATACAGTCAGCAATGTGAATGCAGGCTCTGATACCACTGCTATCTCTCTCCGAGCGATCCTATACTATACGTTGAAGAACCCCAGGGTATTGAGCAAGCTGCAGGAGGAATTGCATAGCGCCGTCCAAGCTGGCCAAATTACCGTTCCTGTATCATGGAAACAAAGCCAGGAACTCCCATATCTCGACGCTGTCATCAAGGAGGCTCTTCGTCTGCATCCACCCGTAGGACTCCTCTTGGAGAGGGTAGTCCCCGCAGAAGGCCTCCAATTGCCAAACggccccttcctccccgctGGGACTGTTGTTGGAGTCAATCCGTGGATAATCCATCGCCACGCTATTTTTGGCAAAGAGGTTGACAGGTTCGTCCCTGAGCGTTGGCTGCGGGGTAACGATGAATCAGAAGCGGAGTTTCAGATACGAAGGCAGAATATGCTAGGGGCAACGCTGACGTTTGGGGCCGGCCCCCGAACCTGCATTGGGAAGAACATCAGTCTGTTGGAGATATATAAGCTGATACCATCGTTGCTCTTGGCATACAAGGTATGTGCATTGCCATCGCCTCTTTTTCTGGCAATTTGCGATCCCTGGCTGACGGGTGGCTGTTACAGGTTGAATTGA
- a CDS encoding putative ubiquitin conjugating enzyme (UbcB) (COG:O;~EggNog:ENOG410PPYQ;~InterPro:IPR016135,IPR000608;~PFAM:PF00179), translated as MGSQKRIAKELAELVESPPEGIVVKLADESNLYTWNVYMDGPEKSPYQNGKFLLNLSLPTEYPFKPPTVSFKTKIYHPNVTNDDKGSMCLGMLRADEWKPSSKILAVLQFARQLLAEPMPDDAVEGRIAEQFKNDHSRYEEVAKEWTRKYATL; from the exons atgGGAAGCCAGAAACGGATAGCTAAG GAGCTCGCCGAGCTTGTCGAGTCTCCCCCGGAGGGCATCGTGGTGAAGTTGGCCGACGAATCCAACCTTTACACATGGAACGTATATATGGATGGACCTGAGAAATCTCCTTACCAG AACGGCAAATTCCTActcaacctctccctccccaccgaATATCCCTTCAAACCTCCTACTGTCTCCTTCAAAACGAAGATATACCACCCCAATGTGACCAACGATGACAAGGGAAGCATGTGTCTGGGCATGCTTCGCGCGGACGAGTGGAAACCTAGCTCCAAAATCCTGGCGGTACTGCAGTTCGCGCGTCAACTGCTAGCGGAACCGATGCCCGATGATGCCGTCGAGGGACGGATTGCAGAGCAATTCAAGAATGACCACAGTCGGTATGAGGAGGTCGCGAAGGAGTGGACACGCAAGTATGCCACTCTTTAG
- a CDS encoding uncharacterized protein (COG:S;~EggNog:ENOG410PU4S;~TransMembrane:1 (o584-608i)), producing MSQFQLFPSPSDSRPSKELPRVPKKPAIKTQTEMRAMEEIRDKSSPTEAVIFKLIQDTHTSIRPPPKAMSRSNPVSIPDTIRERETSKSPLRHDRHKRSAERVGSPSHSVRSASLKSSSPAAAPVVPMKSTFPRYNYDLSMNQQHYYLEPSFNSHWELSRSETETPPPEIDRALGPKTVPASVLNFPAGVLDPVERYSTQEELQSLWEIANGQRPQSLPGTFNLCVDRIDANTLTFGDPKSPFYTLRATSANDISIIRKNPSKQDSSVPVMNLKLEDKSRRQPPCDGLVSILFPRLAAILAIDQAAEVAEELRLSPIEATKAEGEALKRVAAQESCRLLWNQAKRVYELHHPALCKQQPPALVGAAGIPLSPVRSKYSGVLHITVSSLSKEGDCSQPPTILVTTPLPANAVETGAMAATPRTSTLPLTDADEPLASLDLRTMTLSLATGSIVATIPSLYAVDCLVSALLTVAVSDESTRPVIEGLKVYDQGPSTSPLSTPREEMITALAEQEDAKEGSQLWSKVTSQPKSDSRKWYHFWKQGPKKPKAQKAIIEELDMVKYGRYQEGSREGEELPRITRGCLRVLFWGFNVVVHGLTMVVKGIAWMVVNLTRCCATDSHIS from the exons ATGAGTCAGTTCCAACTCTTCCCATCACCCTCGGATAGCAGACCATCGAAGGAATTGCCAAGAGTACCGAAAAAGCCAGCCATAAAGACACAGACAGAGATGCGAGCCATGGAGGAGATACGTGACAAGAGTAGTCCGACAGAAGCTGTGATCTTCAAACTTATTCAGGATACCCATACCAGTATCAGACCGCCGCCAAAGGCCATGTCCAGGTCGAACCCAGTATCCATTCCAGACACAATACGAGAGCGTGAGACGTCCAAATCTCCTCTACGACATGACCGCCACAAGCGGTCGGCAGAGAGAGTTGGCTCTCCTTCACACTCGGTCAGATCTGCTTCACTCAAGAGCAGCTCACCCGCGGCAGCTCCGGTGGTGCCAATGAAATCTACATTCCCTCGATATAACTACGACCTTTCGATGAACCAGCAGCACTACTACCTGGAGCCTTCATTCAATTCTCACTGGGAACTATCCAGGTCTGAGACAGAGACACCACCTCCGGAGATAGATCGCGCCCTTGGACCTAAGACAGTTCCCGCCAGCGTGCTGAACTTTCCTGCCGGTGTGCTTGATCCAGTGGAGAGATATTCTACGCAGGAAGAGCTGCAGAGTCTATGGGAAATTGCCAACGGCCAACGCCCACAAAGCCTGCCTGGGACCTTTAATCTGTGTGTTGATCG GATCGACGCCAATACACTTACGTTCGGAGACCCCAAATCACCGTTCTATACACTGCGAGCTACTTCAGCAAACGACATATCGATCATCCGAAAAAACCCTTCTAAGCAGGACAGCAGTGTTCCCGTAATGAACCTAAAACTCGAAGACAAATCTCGCCGCCAGCCTCCCTGCGATGGCCTGGTTTCAATCCTCTTCCCGCGCCTCGCCGCCATCCTAGCCATAGACCAAGCCGCAGAGGTGGCAGAAGAGCTCCGCCTCTCACCCATAGAGGCGACCaaagcagaaggagaagcactCAAGCGAGTAGCGGCTCAGGAATCCTGCAGATTGCTATGGAACCAAGCGAAGCGAGTGTACGAGCTTCACCACCCCGCGCTGTGCAAGCAGCAGCCTCCCGCActggttggtgctgctggcaTTCCTTTGTCGCCAGTACGCTCGAAATATTCAGGCGTCCTACACATTACAGTTTCCAGTCTGTCCAAGGAGGGGGACTGCAGCCAACCACCCACCATTCTGGTTACTACCCCTCTGCCAGCCAACGCCGTTGAGACGGGTGCCATGGCGGCTACGCCTCGCACATCCACGCTCCCACTGACAGATGCCGATGAGCCTTTGGCGTCGTTGGATCTGAGGACTATGACATTGTCGCTAGCTACAGGGTCGATTGTGGCGACGATACCGTCGTTGTATGCTGTTGATTGCCTCGTTTCTGCGCTACTGACTGTGGCGGTGTCTGATGAGTCTACAAGGCCTGTTATTGAGGGACTTAAGGTTTATGACCAGGGGCCCTCGACTTCCCCCTTATCAACCCCTAGAGAGGAGATGATCACTGCCCTAGCAGAGCAGGAAGACGCCAAAGAAGGTAGCCAGCTGTGGTCAAAGGTAACATCGCAGCCCAAATCTGATAGTCGAAAGTGGTACCACTTTTGGAAACAAGGGCCCAAGAAGCCGAAGGCCCAAAAAGCCATTATAGAGGAGTTAGACATGGTCAAGTACGGGCGATACCAGGAAGGCTCAcgggagggcgaggagctTCCGCGGATTACACGGGGATGTTTGCGGGTGTTGTTCTGGGGGTTCAATGTGGTAGTGCACGGGCTGACGATGGTTGTCAAGGGGATTGcttggatggtggtgaaCCTGACTCGGTGTTGTGCCACTGATAGTCATATTTCGTAG
- the PNS1 gene encoding choline transporter-like family protein (COG:I;~EggNog:ENOG410PHF7;~InterPro:IPR007603;~PFAM:PF04515;~TransMembrane:12 (i93-114o142-162i169-191o197-217i238-268o288-305i312-328o348-367i379-400o406-424i445-470o482-503i);~go_function: GO:0022857 - transmembrane transporter activity [Evidence IEA];~go_process: GO:0055085 - transmembrane transport [Evidence IEA]) yields MSGQASSYYNANQSFGDQPQPQPPQQQQQQQYAYYNYNQAPQPAPNQHNGGDYRGPEPKPPQGPPQGPPPTYNQAVYGFDEAFQVERPKYNDIWAGLLFIAVFLGYVAVSGVTIHRYAKYKGFSGGGIYDATNDFSLNTNTLVLFIFVLCVALAFSYAYFLGARYFSKLFIWVTGILNIVFALATGIYYIVRGQYGGGIVFLIFGVFAIVCFISWIPRIPFTAYMMEVSIDVSRQYGHMFLVSTIGGLVAVAFAAWFSVTLVSIYVAYEPDSTGVNPACPNGSGGCSTARVIGLVVYVTFAMYWFSEWLKNTVHTTIAGVYGSWYFFANSPQGMPHGATRGAFRRATTYSFGSISFGSLILAVIQMLRQACSIAQQQEAAQGSIIGSIGFWVLGCFISLLDWLVTFFNRYAFCHIALYGKAYIPSAKDTWKMMKDRGVDALVNDCLVGPVITMGSVFVSYVCALLAYLYLQFTNPGYNQGGDFTAVIMAFAFVIGLQICQIFMTPVSSGIETIFAAMAWDPQVLVHDHSEMYYRLVQLYPKVQQAIHA; encoded by the exons ATGAGTGGCCAGGCATCCAGCTATTACAATGCTAACCAGAGCTTTGGCGatcagcctcagcctcagccaccgcagcagcagcaacaacaacaatatgcctactacaactacaaccaAGCTCCCCAGCCAGCACCCAACCAACACAATGGCGGCGATTATCGAGGACCTGAACCGAAACCTCCTCAGGGACCCCCTCAGGGACCTCCACCAACCTACAACCAAGCCGTATATGGGTTTGACGAAGCTTTCCAAGTCGAGCGACCCAAATACAATGACATCTGGGCGGGACTTCTA TTCATCGCCGTGTTCCTCGGCTACGTGGCCGTGTCCGGCGTGACCATCCATCGCTATGCGAAATACAAAGGCTTCAGTGGCGGCGGCATCTACGATGCAACTAACGACTtctccctcaacaccaacaccctcgtgctcttcatcttcgtcctctgcGTGGCCCTCGCCTTCTCGTATGCCTACTTTCTCGGTGCGCGGTACTTCTCCAAGCTCTTCATCTGGGTCACGGGCATCCTGAACATCGTCTTTGCCCTCGCGACTGGCATCTACTACATCGTCCGCGGGCAATACGGTGGCGGtatcgtcttcctcatcttcggcgtCTTCGCTATCGTCTGCTTCATTAGCTGGATCCCTCGAATCCCCTTCACAGCCTACATGATGGAGGTCTCCATAGATGTCTCCCGCCAATACGGCCACATGTTCCTGGTGAGCACCATTGGCGGCTTAGTGGCCGTTGCATTCGCCGCCTGGTTCTCCGTTACGCTCGTCTCCATCTACGTCGCCTACGAGCCCGATAGCACCGGCGTCAACCCGGCCTGCCCCAACGGCTCCGGCGGCTGCAGCACCGCCCGCGTCATTGGTCTAGTCGTCTACGTCACCTTCGCTATGTACTGGTTCAGCGAATGGCTTAAGAACACCGTGCACACCACCATCGCAGGCGTTTACGGCTCCTGGTACTTCTTCGCCAACTCACCCCAGGGCATGCCGCACGGTGCAACACGCGGCGCCTTCCGGCGCGCCACCACCTACTCCTTCGGCAGCATCAGTTTCGGCTCGCTCATCCTCGCCGTTATCCAAATGCTCCGACAGGCGTGCTCCATcgcccagcagcaagaagccgCCCAGGGCAGCATTATCGGTAGCATTGGATTCTGGGTCCTAGGCTGTTTCATCTCCTTGCTCGATTGGCTCGTTACGTTCTTTAACCGCTACGCTTTCTGCCATATCGCCCTGTACGGGAAAGCATATATCCCCTCTGCTAAGGATacgtggaagatgatgaaggaccGTGGCGTGGATGCACTGGTCAATGATTGTCTGGTGGGACCGGTGATAACGATGGGGTCGGTGTTCGTGTCGTACGTGTGTGCGCTACTGGCATATCTATACCTCCAGTTCACGAACCCGGGGTATAACCAAGGAGGCGATTTCACGGCGGTCATTATGGCGTTTGCGTTTGTCATTGGATTGCAGATCTGTCAGATCTTTATGACACCGGTGAGTAGTGGCATTGAAACGATCTTTGCTGCTATGGCGTGGGATCCGCAGGTCCTGGTACATGATCATTCCGAGATGTATTATCGCTTGGTGCAGTTGTATCCAAAGGTGCAGCAGGCGATTCATGcgtga